The nucleotide sequence TCAGCCAATGCAGGGTGCTTGGAAGTGATCCAGACATTTAAAAGTTGCTGAGAGTCACACATGAATCAAGCACGGGGAGGTGAACACCATATCAAGTccctataaatatatataatggaagattttaaaatattttaaaaaaatactatgGATGATTGATAATTGCTTACTATGTCCATCCCTTAATTAAAACTATATGAATCAGAATTATGTCAAAGCGTAAACTTCAAATCAAATTGAACTTTTGTGATTTATAAAACTAATGAAAGAAGTAAAATAACGTTTTCTGAAAAAGAAAGCTCCGATCCCTTTCAATGAAGTAATTATCATTTAGCTGTTTCCTTTTAAGTATCCTTCCATGTTTGAAACAGTATAGGTATAGGGTTCTAATTGATTATAGTCAACCGAcagctttttaaaaaaaaaatccttcattgaaggattaataaaaaaaatgatgtagAATACAACGAATTCATACATTATATCCCATGATTTGCGCCCGCAACATAACAAGATTAGGTGAGAATTTCAAATTAAAGTATAAGATAATTAAACTACttaattttttaatgatagaaaaataattaattagtgaTCAATTGGAGTATGAAATTAATGTTGAACATTTGTTTATATATAATGtaatattttgtataaaaaaaGGCTAAGTATTTGTCATTTGCCCTAGTGCTAATTATAATACAAAAATTCTTTTATCACAAGTTCCTTTAAAATGATCAATTAGTCTTATGAATTATCAGAGAAAGTGGAGCAGAAAAGAATTTAATccacttcaaaattttaaatctatTCTTTGCTCAAGTTGAATAGAAGTGAATTTATTTTTTGTTCCTTTAGTTTTTATTTGCCCATGAGCAAAATTGCAGACCGATTTGTTAGGAAGAAAATTATGAAGAGATGGACCACCCGTAAGCCAACATAATCGATAAAATTGTGATGGAGAGGTCTGTGGGGTTGTCATACTATTGCCTTCATAATAAACCTTTGACTACGAGAGCATTTCACCACATGCAAGAAAACGAACAGCATACGTCTCTCATTATCGCTGTTGGTAGTAAACTACAAACTTCCTCACAAGTCAACAAATCACTAGGCTACAATCTGTTATCCAATTAATATTGTATATATGCAATTCATGACTCACCGGCAACTTTGGCCAAGACTTGGAACATGAATTGAGAATTTACgacatcaaaaaattaaaaactgtTAATTGAATGTCAATCACTTCGGCTGGCGATCAAAAAACAATCATGCATTCACTACTTACTCTGTCGTTTTCCTCTTTCACTATCtgaattatgtttaattttatgtTGACTTTAGATCTGTTCAAAAGTAACTGCTAGCTAAGATGACCACATGCCATGGCATCTCGCCCTATATATAACTCTCTCCTTGCTGTCTAGCTACATGTTCCATGCACACTCTTCCATCACTCTTTCACAATTGTCCTAGCTATATACTGTGTATGCAATGGCTTCCTCTTCCAATTACTTCTCCAGCTTTTCTCGTGCTTCTctgcctcttcttttcttcttcttcctcctcctcctcctccacagCGACGCCTCGGCGAAGCTCTCCACGGACTTCTACGCCCAGTCGTGTCCCCAAGTGTTTGACACTGTGAAATCCGTCGTCAAATCCGCCATCAACCAAGAGAAGCGGATCGGCGCTTCCCTCCTTCGCCTCCTCTTCCATGACTGTTTTGTTCTCGTACGTAATAATTAATTATCTTAATTATGGTTCCATCATTAATTCTATATAATCATCTAATCAATTTTAAGAGCCTGCGCGTTCATTTTCCATATCGTATCGTACGGCAGGGTTGCGATGCGTCGGTGTTATTAGACGACACGTCCACCTTGCTAGGAGAGAAGACCGCTAAGCCAAACAACAACTCCCTCAGGGGTTTCGAAGTCGTCGATCGAATCAAGACGGCGGTGGAGAAGGTGTGCCCGGGAGTCGTGTCCTGTGCCGATATCTTGGCAATCACTGCAAGGGACTCTGTCGTCTTTGTgagtatatagatatatatataatatattatattatatgatGAATTCTGTTTAAGAATAAATAAATCCGGCaagtttaattaattgagttttgtgaattaattaagttgaacGGGCCGAGCTGGGAGGTGAAGCTGGGGAGGAGGGACTCGAGGAAGGCGAGCTTCAACAAAGCAAACACCGACATTCCTCCGCCAACCTCATCGCTCGCCAATCTAACCGCTGCCTACGCAAAGAAGGGGCTCTCAGTCAAAGACTTGGTCGCGCTTTCtggtaatatatatataataatactgcatttttattaataatatattatggTTGAAGGTaagtatttaatttattttacctttttaatagaaaaagaaaagtagCTAAAAGGTGACAGGAAGACGAACAGATGGAATCACGAGATTATTGAATTCTATAATTTCCATCGAAAACAGCCAAATTAATCCAAGGCTAGCTGCTAGCTTTAATAATTAGGAAGAAAGTTAATCTCGCAGTTCACGACCAGATCCTGTCTTTCGCTTATTCCACTGTCATGCTAATTATTGATTTAGTGCATGGCATTGTCGGTCGGGTGGCGGTGATGATCATGTCAAGCATCGAGTCACTTTCAGACCGGGCCCGGCAAACCATGTGCCTCGGCCCATTCACCTAACTCGATACAATTAGATCGGACACGAAGCCAAAATCCGGCCCCGGCTTTATCGCGAAATTGCCCCCTGAAACAATT is from Zingiber officinale cultivar Zhangliang chromosome 7B, Zo_v1.1, whole genome shotgun sequence and encodes:
- the LOC122005276 gene encoding peroxidase 4-like, yielding MASSSNYFSSFSRASLPLLFFFFLLLLLHSDASAKLSTDFYAQSCPQVFDTVKSVVKSAINQEKRIGASLLRLLFHDCFVLGCDASVLLDDTSTLLGEKTAKPNNNSLRGFEVVDRIKTAVEKVCPGVVSCADILAITARDSVVFLNGPSWEVKLGRRDSRKASFNKANTDIPPPTSSLANLTAAYAKKGLSVKDLVALSGAHTIGKARCISFRDHIYNDTDINGSFAKLRQANCPRTSGSGDDNLAPLDLQTPTVFDNDYFNNLISFKGLLHSDQELYNTSGSSSAALVKSYSRSTAAFFDGFVAAMIKMSDIRPLTGKRGEIRKNCRKVN